One Oryzomonas sagensis DNA segment encodes these proteins:
- the hypF gene encoding carbamoyltransferase HypF, producing MAGNGGGKAIVRKRFLINGIVQGVGFRPFVFRLAGELGLSGWVRNIPAGVEIEVQGPVETLDTFQRALVHDLPPLAAVTSSFVEDIPPVPERGFTILPSGDGAKNIQVAPDSAICDDCLRELFDPADRRYRYPFITCTNCGPRYSIITAIPYDRPRTTMAAFPLCPDCRREYDDPADRRFHAQPIACPACGPQLRLLDADAVPVAERDDALAQAIELLRAGKILAVKGIGGYHLAVDAGNPAAVERLRARKKRDEKPFAVMAADLAAARRLVVLDGQEERLLTGPESPIVIARKTPDCPVAPLVAPANGWLGLMLPYAPVHHLLLRDHFAALVMTSGNVSDEPVAFEDSDALRRLNGIADFFLVHNRPIHVRSDDSVLRLFQGKPLFYRRARGYAPRAVRLPFATPPLLAVGAELKGAVCLAQGDQAFLSQHIGDLQNSSTADSFRHTIEHLAGILEIAPQLVACDLHPDYISSLHATESGLPLVTVQHHHAHMAACMAENGLEGEVVGIVFDGTGFGTDGTIWGGEFLVGGYEGFRRAGTFLPVPLAGGDTAVREPWRMALAWLYRSLGEGAFNLDHPVARHLDDTRKGIFAAMLERGINAPLTSSCGRLFDAAAALLNVRQTVSYDGQAAIELEALAETAEVTGTYSFGITDNERLVIDFTPLFQDLLADAAVGTGAAAMAYRFHATVARAAVEAACRIAGQTGLDRVVLSGGVFQNRLLSEMVYTGLLDRGLQIFTHRLVPPNDGGIALGQAVVAGWRGRT from the coding sequence ATGGCTGGCAACGGGGGCGGCAAAGCCATAGTCCGCAAGCGTTTCCTCATCAACGGCATCGTCCAGGGCGTCGGGTTCCGGCCCTTCGTGTTCCGCTTGGCCGGCGAACTCGGCCTGAGCGGCTGGGTGCGCAACATCCCCGCCGGGGTCGAGATCGAGGTCCAGGGGCCGGTTGAAACCTTGGACACCTTCCAACGCGCCTTGGTCCACGACCTCCCGCCCCTGGCCGCTGTCACGTCCAGTTTCGTGGAGGATATCCCCCCGGTCCCGGAGCGCGGCTTCACCATCCTCCCCAGCGGGGATGGAGCGAAGAATATCCAGGTGGCGCCCGACTCAGCCATCTGCGACGACTGCCTGCGGGAGCTGTTCGATCCGGCCGACCGGCGCTATCGTTACCCGTTCATCACCTGTACCAACTGCGGCCCCCGCTACAGCATCATCACCGCGATCCCCTACGACCGGCCCCGGACCACCATGGCCGCATTTCCGCTCTGCCCCGACTGCCGCCGGGAGTATGACGACCCGGCGGACCGGCGTTTCCATGCCCAACCCATCGCCTGCCCGGCCTGCGGTCCGCAGCTGCGCCTGCTTGATGCCGATGCCGTCCCGGTTGCGGAGCGGGACGACGCCCTCGCCCAGGCTATCGAACTCCTGCGCGCGGGCAAGATCCTGGCGGTCAAGGGCATCGGCGGATATCACCTGGCGGTGGATGCCGGCAACCCGGCGGCGGTCGAACGGCTGCGCGCACGGAAGAAGCGGGATGAAAAGCCCTTTGCCGTCATGGCCGCCGACCTGGCGGCCGCCCGCAGGCTGGTGGTGCTGGATGGCCAGGAGGAACGGCTGCTGACCGGCCCGGAGAGCCCGATCGTCATCGCCCGCAAGACCCCGGATTGCCCGGTCGCGCCCCTGGTGGCCCCAGCCAACGGCTGGCTCGGCCTGATGCTCCCCTACGCGCCGGTCCACCATCTCCTGCTGCGCGATCACTTCGCGGCCCTGGTGATGACCAGCGGCAACGTGTCCGACGAACCGGTCGCCTTTGAAGACAGCGATGCCCTCCGGCGCCTGAACGGCATCGCCGATTTCTTTCTCGTTCACAACCGGCCGATCCATGTGCGCAGCGACGATTCGGTCCTGCGTCTCTTCCAGGGCAAACCGCTCTTTTACCGCCGGGCCAGGGGGTATGCGCCGCGGGCCGTGCGACTTCCCTTCGCGACGCCGCCGCTTTTGGCCGTGGGGGCAGAACTGAAAGGGGCCGTTTGCCTGGCCCAGGGGGATCAGGCATTCCTGAGCCAGCACATCGGCGACCTGCAGAACAGCTCGACCGCCGACTCGTTCCGCCACACCATCGAACACCTTGCGGGCATTCTCGAAATAGCGCCGCAACTGGTCGCCTGCGATCTGCACCCCGATTACATCTCCTCGCTCCACGCGACGGAATCGGGGCTGCCGCTCGTAACGGTCCAGCACCACCACGCCCACATGGCGGCCTGCATGGCGGAAAACGGCCTGGAGGGCGAGGTGGTCGGCATCGTCTTCGACGGTACCGGCTTCGGCACGGACGGCACCATCTGGGGCGGCGAGTTTCTGGTCGGCGGCTACGAAGGGTTCCGGCGGGCCGGCACCTTTCTGCCCGTGCCCCTGGCCGGGGGAGACACGGCGGTACGGGAGCCCTGGCGCATGGCCCTGGCGTGGCTGTACCGGTCCCTGGGCGAAGGAGCCTTCAACCTGGACCACCCGGTTGCACGGCATCTGGACGATACCCGGAAAGGCATCTTTGCCGCCATGCTGGAACGGGGCATCAACGCGCCGCTCACCTCCAGTTGCGGCCGGCTGTTCGATGCCGCGGCGGCCCTGCTGAACGTGCGCCAGACCGTATCCTACGATGGCCAGGCGGCCATTGAACTGGAGGCCCTGGCTGAGACCGCGGAGGTCACGGGGACCTACTCCTTCGGGATTACCGACAACGAGCGGCTGGTCATCGATTTCACCCCGCTTTTCCAGGACCTCCTGGCCGATGCGGCCGTCGGCACGGGGGCGGCGGCCATGGCCTACCGTTTTCACGCCACCGTGGCCCGCGCCGCCGTGGAGGCGGCGTGCCGCATAGCGGGGCAAACCGGGCTCGACCGGGTGGTGCTCTCCGGCGGTGTTTTTCAGAATCGCCTTTTGAGCGAAATGGTATATACTGGTCTGCTCGATCGGGGACTGCAGATATTCACCCACCGGCTGGTCCCCCCCAACGACGGCGGCATCGCCCTCGGGCAGGCGGTGGTAGCCGGATGGCGGGGAAGGACCTGA
- the hypB gene encoding hydrogenase nickel incorporation protein HypB: MCTTCGCGPTDTHDHDHQHGDHHHSHSHSHDHDHDHEHHDHEHEAHDRHDHDHGDRKRTVISIEEDILAKNNRLASFNRALFKDKGIFVLNLVSSPGSGKTTLLERTLRDLGDRFRFAVIEGDQQTDNDAQRIAATGVAVRQINTGAGCHLDAHMVMHGTDGFDLDNLDVLLIENVGNLVCPASFDLGEHHKVAVLSVTEGEDKPLKYPQMFHNSTVMLLNKTDLLPHLDFDVEKCKEYARRVSPGIIIFEVSARTGEGMDGWYQWLATGAAKP, encoded by the coding sequence ATGTGCACCACTTGCGGCTGCGGCCCGACCGATACGCACGACCATGACCACCAGCACGGCGACCATCACCACAGTCACAGCCATAGCCACGATCACGACCATGATCACGAGCACCATGACCATGAGCATGAAGCCCACGATCGTCACGACCACGACCACGGCGACCGGAAACGGACCGTGATCAGCATCGAAGAGGACATCCTGGCCAAGAACAACCGCCTGGCCTCCTTCAACCGCGCCCTGTTCAAGGACAAGGGCATCTTCGTCCTCAACCTGGTAAGCTCTCCCGGGTCGGGCAAGACCACCCTTTTGGAGCGTACCCTGCGGGACTTGGGGGACCGGTTCCGTTTTGCGGTGATCGAGGGGGATCAGCAGACCGACAATGACGCCCAGCGCATCGCCGCCACCGGCGTAGCGGTCCGCCAGATCAACACCGGCGCCGGCTGCCACCTGGATGCCCACATGGTCATGCACGGCACCGATGGGTTTGATCTGGACAACCTGGATGTGCTCCTCATAGAAAACGTGGGCAACCTGGTCTGCCCGGCCTCCTTCGACCTGGGCGAGCACCACAAGGTGGCGGTCCTCTCGGTGACCGAGGGCGAGGACAAGCCGCTCAAGTACCCCCAGATGTTTCACAACTCCACGGTCATGCTGCTCAACAAGACCGACCTGCTCCCCCACCTGGACTTCGATGTGGAAAAATGCAAGGAATACGCCCGCAGGGTAAGCCCCGGCATCATCATCTTCGAGGTGTCGGCGCGCACCGGCGAGGGGATGGACGGATGGTACCAATGGCTGGCAACGGGGGCGGCAAAGCCATAG
- a CDS encoding ABC transporter ATP-binding protein, with protein sequence MYHGGIYAEEIAGKAYDTRLLTRFARYVAPYRTAIAAVLVTIPLVAACRLAQPWIIKLAIDGHITTGRLAGLEGIALAFLAVLLSESLLAFLQIYLLQSVGQRVMADMRNELYRHVMRLPVSWFDRVPTGSAVTRLTSDVEVLGEMFASGIITIVGDVMLLAGIISVMLWMNLKLSLVTFSVLPLLLYVAWAFRRRMRQSFREVRARLGRLNAFLAESIGGISIIQAFNRERDEERRFSDLNASYRDANMPVIFWDASLYAIVEALSSVAVALIIWYGGGEIVRGALTFGVLVAFIQYIEKFFTPIRDLSAKYSVMQGAMAALERIFALLDTPADKPAHQAPVPAFAEMGRPSGETFGRTPPLIEFRDVSFAYREGDNALEEFSLVVRRGERIALVGESGGGKTTITRLLTRLYEIDRGSLLIDGRDVRTMRGSDLRRRIGIVLQDPCLFAGSIEFNICLGDEEARSRVRTAAAAVGADRFIERLPQGYGEEVRERGNNLSVGEKQLISFARAVAFDPEVLVLDEATASVDSASEQMIQEGIRGLMQGRTSLVIAHRLSTIQDADRIVVVHRGRKAEEGTHQELMEAKGLYYRLHQLQFGGL encoded by the coding sequence ATGTACCACGGCGGCATCTATGCAGAGGAAATAGCGGGCAAGGCCTACGATACCCGCCTTTTGACCCGCTTTGCCCGCTATGTCGCCCCCTACCGCACGGCGATCGCCGCGGTGCTGGTCACCATACCGCTCGTCGCCGCCTGCCGCCTGGCCCAGCCCTGGATCATCAAGCTGGCCATCGACGGCCACATCACCACCGGCAGATTGGCCGGGCTGGAAGGGATCGCCCTGGCCTTCCTGGCGGTCCTGCTGTCCGAATCGCTCCTCGCCTTCCTGCAGATCTATCTGCTCCAGTCCGTCGGACAGCGGGTCATGGCCGACATGCGCAACGAACTCTACCGCCATGTCATGCGCCTGCCGGTTTCCTGGTTCGACCGGGTCCCCACGGGCAGCGCCGTTACCCGCCTGACCAGCGACGTGGAGGTCCTGGGCGAGATGTTCGCCTCGGGGATCATCACCATCGTGGGCGACGTCATGCTCCTGGCGGGCATCATCTCGGTCATGCTCTGGATGAACCTGAAACTGTCGTTGGTGACCTTCAGCGTCCTCCCGCTGCTTTTGTACGTCGCCTGGGCCTTTCGCCGCAGGATGCGCCAATCGTTCCGCGAGGTGCGGGCGCGCCTGGGGCGCCTCAACGCCTTTCTGGCCGAGTCCATCGGCGGCATCAGCATCATCCAGGCGTTCAACCGCGAGCGGGACGAAGAGCGGCGCTTCAGCGACCTGAACGCATCCTACCGGGACGCCAACATGCCGGTCATCTTCTGGGATGCGTCGCTGTACGCCATCGTGGAGGCCCTGTCGTCCGTCGCCGTTGCCCTGATCATCTGGTACGGCGGCGGCGAGATCGTCCGGGGCGCCCTGACCTTCGGGGTTTTGGTAGCCTTCATCCAGTATATCGAAAAATTCTTCACCCCCATCCGCGACCTGTCGGCCAAGTATTCGGTCATGCAGGGCGCCATGGCGGCCCTGGAACGGATCTTTGCCCTGCTGGACACGCCGGCGGACAAACCGGCCCACCAGGCCCCCGTACCGGCCTTTGCCGAAATGGGGCGTCCCTCCGGAGAGACTTTCGGGCGGACGCCCCCCCTGATCGAATTCCGTGACGTCTCCTTTGCCTACCGCGAGGGGGATAACGCCCTGGAGGAGTTCAGCCTGGTCGTCCGGCGCGGCGAGCGGATCGCGCTGGTGGGGGAAAGCGGCGGCGGCAAGACCACCATCACCAGGCTCTTGACCCGGCTCTACGAGATCGACCGGGGCAGCCTCCTCATCGACGGTAGAGATGTGCGCACCATGCGGGGAAGCGACCTGCGCCGGCGCATCGGCATCGTCCTCCAGGACCCCTGCCTGTTTGCCGGCAGTATCGAGTTCAACATCTGCCTGGGGGACGAGGAGGCGCGGTCACGGGTCCGGACGGCGGCAGCCGCGGTCGGGGCCGACCGTTTCATCGAGCGCCTGCCCCAAGGGTACGGGGAAGAGGTCCGGGAGCGGGGCAACAACCTGTCCGTAGGGGAAAAACAGCTCATCTCCTTTGCCCGGGCCGTGGCCTTCGACCCCGAGGTGCTGGTGCTGGACGAGGCGACCGCCAGCGTGGACTCCGCCTCGGAGCAGATGATTCAGGAAGGGATCAGGGGGTTGATGCAGGGGCGCACCTCCCTGGTCATCGCCCACCGGCTCTCCACCATCCAGGACGCCGACCGGATCGTGGTGGTGCACCGGGGCCGCAAGGCGGAGGAAGGGACGCACCAGGAGCTCATGGAGGCCAAGGGGCTCTACTACCGGCTGCACCAGCTGCAGTTTGGCGGCCTGTGA
- a CDS encoding response regulator — protein MTSPPSPDDLTILYVEDEATAREQIKRMLGLRGYRLIVAENGREGLELYRTHTPDIVLTDIMMPFMSGLDMAREIRGMTRDAQIIVMTAFNDIDYLLQAIDIGINQFVLKPVAFQKLYEAIERSIDVVTMQRQLRRQNDHIRLLSSALEQSPSMAIITDTTGAIEYVNRKFCEITGFDSDEAVGRTPRILKSGETSPEVYQDLWSTILQGSEWHGSMRNRKKNGDLFWENVSISPLKAPDGSLLKFIKNGEDVTRQRKLEAESLRSRKMEAIGILAGGMAHDFNNLLQVILGYISLAKLHVNSPQTIVEMLEIAEQTSLRAKELSLRLLAFSKGGDSFVHPAPLAPLITSAIAAVLRGKPAIASEVTIAPGLHRVRMDDSQMEQTFANLAVNAVEAMAQGGTLRITGENVTIGEQDPLSLPAGEYVHLAFHDTGTGIPPENLPRIFDPYFTTKEMGSQKGMGLSLALCHSIVRKHKGAITAESTPGKGATFHIYLPALAEELQAPHETAPP, from the coding sequence ATGACGTCCCCCCCCTCCCCGGACGACCTCACCATCCTGTACGTGGAGGATGAAGCCACCGCGCGGGAGCAGATCAAACGCATGCTCGGGCTGCGCGGCTACCGGCTGATCGTGGCCGAAAACGGCCGGGAGGGCCTGGAACTCTACCGGACGCATACCCCCGACATCGTACTGACCGATATCATGATGCCGTTCATGAGCGGGCTGGACATGGCCCGGGAGATCCGCGGCATGACCCGCGATGCCCAGATTATCGTCATGACGGCCTTCAACGATATCGACTATCTGCTCCAGGCCATCGATATCGGCATCAACCAGTTCGTCCTCAAACCGGTCGCTTTCCAGAAGCTTTACGAGGCCATCGAACGGAGCATCGACGTTGTGACGATGCAGCGACAACTCCGCCGGCAAAACGACCACATCCGCCTGCTTTCCAGTGCCCTCGAGCAAAGCCCCAGCATGGCGATCATCACCGATACCACCGGCGCCATCGAATACGTGAACCGCAAATTCTGCGAGATAACCGGCTTTGACTCCGACGAAGCGGTCGGCCGGACACCGCGCATCCTCAAGTCGGGCGAGACCTCCCCCGAAGTCTACCAGGATTTGTGGTCCACGATTCTCCAGGGCAGCGAATGGCACGGCAGCATGCGGAACCGGAAGAAAAACGGCGACCTCTTCTGGGAAAACGTGAGCATATCCCCCCTCAAAGCCCCTGACGGCTCATTGCTCAAGTTCATCAAGAACGGGGAGGATGTCACCCGGCAGAGAAAGCTCGAAGCGGAGAGCCTGCGATCCAGGAAGATGGAAGCCATCGGTATCCTGGCCGGCGGCATGGCCCACGATTTCAACAATCTGCTGCAGGTGATCCTCGGCTACATCTCCCTGGCCAAGCTGCATGTCAACTCCCCCCAGACCATCGTCGAGATGCTCGAGATTGCGGAGCAGACCTCTCTGCGCGCCAAGGAGTTGAGCCTGCGCCTGCTGGCATTTTCCAAAGGTGGGGACTCCTTTGTGCATCCCGCGCCCCTTGCTCCCCTGATCACATCGGCCATCGCTGCCGTACTCAGGGGCAAACCGGCCATAGCGAGCGAAGTCACTATCGCACCCGGTCTGCACCGGGTAAGGATGGACGACTCCCAGATGGAGCAGACCTTTGCCAACCTGGCGGTCAATGCCGTCGAGGCCATGGCCCAGGGCGGGACCCTGCGGATAACAGGGGAGAACGTGACCATCGGCGAACAGGACCCCCTGTCCCTCCCGGCGGGGGAGTACGTTCACCTGGCGTTCCACGATACCGGCACCGGCATCCCCCCCGAGAACCTGCCCAGGATCTTCGACCCCTACTTCACCACCAAGGAGATGGGCAGCCAGAAGGGCATGGGGCTCAGCCTGGCGCTCTGCCACTCCATCGTCCGCAAACACAAGGGCGCCATCACCGCCGAATCCACACCCGGCAAAGGGGCGACCTTCCACATCTACCTGCCGGCCCTGGCGGAGGAACTGCAAGCTCCGCACGAAACGGCGCCCCCGTAA
- a CDS encoding amino acid ABC transporter permease, with the protein MDQFFNVSVIADNFTYFMIGRFPNGPLGGLGLTLYLASVSCVLSFFGGLILGLLSISRFPAVRYPAVAFINLVRGMPLLMVIFWMYFLLPALFGKVAESQTVIMALTLFTSAYMSRIVVAGIEGIPKGQTEAAISTGLKPWQAMLYIVLPQGLRNMIPSFVNQFVSLIKDTSLAFIVGVSELTHVGTQINNRTMAYPTEIFVFIALIYFIVCYAFTSLSRWLEQRLAWRKAI; encoded by the coding sequence ATGGATCAATTTTTCAATGTATCGGTGATTGCCGACAACTTCACCTACTTCATGATCGGCCGTTTTCCCAACGGCCCTCTGGGCGGCCTGGGCCTGACCCTGTACCTGGCGTCGGTTTCCTGCGTCCTCTCCTTTTTCGGCGGCCTGATTCTGGGACTGCTCAGCATCTCCCGCTTTCCGGCCGTGCGCTACCCCGCCGTCGCCTTCATCAACCTGGTGCGCGGCATGCCGCTCCTGATGGTCATCTTCTGGATGTACTTCCTCTTGCCGGCCCTGTTCGGCAAGGTGGCCGAAAGCCAGACCGTCATCATGGCGCTGACCCTGTTCACCTCGGCCTACATGTCCCGCATCGTGGTGGCCGGCATCGAGGGCATCCCCAAGGGGCAGACCGAGGCGGCCATCTCCACCGGCCTCAAGCCGTGGCAGGCCATGCTCTATATCGTGCTTCCCCAAGGGTTGCGCAACATGATCCCCTCCTTCGTCAACCAGTTCGTCTCCCTGATCAAGGACACCTCCCTGGCCTTCATCGTCGGCGTATCCGAACTGACCCATGTGGGAACCCAGATCAATAACCGGACCATGGCCTATCCGACGGAAATCTTCGTTTTCATCGCCCTGATCTATTTTATCGTCTGCTACGCTTTCACCTCCCTTTCCCGCTGGCTGGAACAGCGGTTGGCCTGGCGCAAGGCTATTTGA
- a CDS encoding amino acid ABC transporter permease produces the protein MLNYQFDWSTVTSGKYFEWLASGVKVTLQLSALSIVLAFILGLLIAVMRMSNNRPVRWIAHAYLEFFRNTPLLVQIFFWYFGSYKILPTAVNDWLNSTNFEFAAAVIALTIYTSAFIAEDIRSGVLSIPKEQMEAARSAGFSYLRSMQYIILPQAVRLTVPPLVNQFLNLAKNSSLAMTIGVMELTYQARQVESYTFKGFEAFTAATVVYVAISLVITALVNIYNEKVLNIHKAA, from the coding sequence GTGCTTAATTATCAATTCGACTGGTCGACCGTAACCTCGGGCAAGTATTTCGAATGGCTGGCCTCGGGAGTCAAAGTCACCCTGCAGCTCTCGGCACTCTCCATCGTGCTGGCCTTCATCCTGGGTCTGTTGATCGCCGTCATGCGCATGAGCAACAACAGGCCGGTCCGCTGGATTGCCCATGCCTACCTGGAATTTTTCCGCAACACCCCGCTTCTGGTGCAGATATTCTTCTGGTACTTCGGCTCCTACAAGATCCTTCCGACCGCCGTGAACGACTGGCTGAACAGTACTAACTTCGAGTTCGCCGCCGCCGTGATCGCCCTGACCATCTACACCTCGGCTTTCATCGCCGAGGACATCCGCTCCGGCGTGCTCTCCATCCCCAAGGAACAGATGGAGGCGGCCCGCAGCGCCGGTTTTTCCTACCTGCGCTCCATGCAGTACATCATCCTGCCCCAGGCGGTCCGTCTCACGGTGCCGCCGCTGGTGAACCAGTTTCTCAACCTGGCCAAGAACTCGTCCCTGGCCATGACGATCGGCGTCATGGAGCTGACCTACCAGGCCCGCCAGGTGGAGAGCTACACCTTCAAGGGTTTCGAGGCATTCACCGCAGCAACCGTGGTCTATGTGGCTATTTCGCTTGTTATCACCGCCCTGGTGAACATCTACAACGAGAAAGTCCTCAACATTCACAAGGCGGCCTGA
- a CDS encoding ABC transporter substrate-binding protein has translation MKKLVTLFMVTVLASMAAKTVLAADTLADVKKKGVLVAGVKDSLPPFGYVDEKTRTIVGYDIDFINAIAKKLGVRVELKPVTSASRMPQLQEGHIDIIAATMTKNPERAKQVDFSHTYFFTGQKFIAKKGTVKSLKDLEGKKIGTAKGSTSEQNVKKALPTATVLSFDDYPQALLALEQGKVFAVTTDEAILAGILAKAPNKARFEIPRVQISDEPYGLGMRKGDKHFVDFVNKTILDMEKSGEAARIFNKWFGPTTQFHLHRNFKITAGK, from the coding sequence ATGAAGAAACTGGTAACATTATTCATGGTCACGGTGCTGGCCTCGATGGCCGCCAAAACGGTGCTGGCCGCTGATACGCTGGCTGATGTGAAGAAAAAAGGAGTGCTGGTGGCCGGGGTCAAGGACTCCCTCCCCCCCTTCGGCTATGTGGACGAGAAAACCCGCACCATCGTCGGGTACGACATCGACTTCATCAACGCCATCGCCAAAAAGCTGGGCGTCAGGGTAGAGCTCAAGCCGGTCACCTCGGCCAGCCGTATGCCCCAGCTGCAGGAAGGGCATATCGACATCATCGCCGCCACCATGACCAAAAACCCCGAGCGGGCCAAACAGGTCGACTTCAGCCACACCTACTTCTTCACCGGCCAGAAGTTCATCGCCAAGAAAGGGACCGTCAAGAGCCTGAAGGACCTGGAAGGCAAAAAGATCGGCACCGCCAAGGGCTCCACCTCGGAGCAGAACGTGAAGAAGGCCCTGCCTACCGCCACCGTGCTCTCCTTTGACGACTATCCCCAGGCGCTGCTCGCCCTGGAGCAGGGCAAGGTATTCGCCGTGACGACCGACGAGGCCATCCTGGCCGGCATCCTGGCCAAGGCTCCCAACAAGGCCCGCTTCGAAATCCCCCGTGTCCAGATCTCCGACGAGCCCTACGGCCTCGGCATGCGCAAGGGCGACAAGCACTTCGTGGATTTCGTCAACAAGACCATCCTGGATATGGAGAAGTCAGGCGAAGCCGCCCGGATCTTCAACAAGTGGTTCGGCCCCACGACCCAGTTCCATCTGCACCGCAACTTCAAGATTACGGCCGGCAAGTAA
- a CDS encoding amino acid ABC transporter ATP-binding protein: protein MITFQGVHKWFKSLHVLNDINLHVTSGEVLVVCGPSGSGKSTLIRTINQLEPIDKGTLTVDGMDLLDKKTDINKLRAEVGFVFQQFNLYPHLSVLNNIILAPTKIRKTAKRDAEEQAMALLERVGLAEKRNAYPSQLSGGQQQRVAIARALAMKPRIMLFDEPTSALDPEMIGEVLAVMKDLAVSGMTMVVVTHEMGFAREVAHRVAFMDAGTVLEEATPDEFFSRPKHERAQQFLRQLLTPMHCECP from the coding sequence ATGATTACCTTTCAAGGCGTGCACAAGTGGTTCAAGAGCCTGCACGTACTCAACGATATCAATCTGCACGTAACCTCCGGCGAAGTGCTGGTCGTCTGCGGGCCGTCCGGCTCCGGGAAGTCCACCCTGATCCGTACCATCAATCAGCTCGAACCGATCGACAAGGGGACGCTGACGGTCGACGGCATGGACCTGCTGGACAAAAAGACCGATATCAACAAACTGCGGGCCGAAGTCGGCTTCGTCTTCCAGCAGTTCAATCTGTACCCCCACCTTTCCGTCCTGAACAACATCATCCTGGCCCCCACCAAGATTCGCAAGACCGCCAAGAGGGATGCCGAAGAGCAGGCCATGGCGCTGTTGGAGCGGGTCGGGCTGGCCGAGAAACGCAATGCCTACCCGTCACAGCTTTCCGGCGGCCAGCAGCAACGCGTGGCCATCGCCCGCGCCCTGGCGATGAAACCGAGGATCATGCTCTTCGACGAGCCCACCTCGGCCCTTGACCCGGAGATGATCGGCGAGGTTCTGGCGGTCATGAAGGATTTGGCCGTAAGCGGCATGACCATGGTGGTGGTCACCCACGAGATGGGATTTGCCCGCGAGGTTGCCCATCGGGTGGCCTTCATGGATGCCGGCACCGTTCTGGAGGAGGCTACGCCCGATGAGTTTTTCAGCAGGCCGAAGCACGAGCGCGCCCAGCAGTTCCTGCGCCAGCTTCTGACGCCGATGCACTGCGAATGTCCTTAG